The following proteins are encoded in a genomic region of Dioscorea cayenensis subsp. rotundata cultivar TDr96_F1 chromosome 8, TDr96_F1_v2_PseudoChromosome.rev07_lg8_w22 25.fasta, whole genome shotgun sequence:
- the LOC120266685 gene encoding aspartyl protease family protein At5g10770, protein MLPLMLIFILLHLLLSPAIAIHDDVPMSKETKLLFLNKLQWNLNHASFPHPPQRSRTVEGTTVLEMKQTKPREADDVLKFLVSDDARVSSLQFRIRNGSNESAQEGSSMEVQIPLSSGVTLQTLNYVVAIELGGRKMTVIVDTGSDLTWVQCKPCTSCYNQQDPVFDPSASSSYRNIPCNSPTCDSLSLATGNSGVCGTDEQSCSYSLSYGDGSYSHGVLSSESINLGGTLVKNFIFGCGESNQGLFGGTSGLMGLGRTQLSLVSQTAFQFGGVFSYCLPASEFDSSGSLVLGSNSSVYRNSTPIVYTRLISDPLQGPFYYLNLTSISVGGMTLQASGFSNGRILIDSGTVITRLVPSIYRALRDEFVKQFSGFSPAPAFSILDTCFNLTGYTEVSVPTLRLQFEGEVELDVDATGVLYFVQKDASQVCLALASLLYEDETTIFGNYQQKNLRIVYDTAGNRLGFAEEACGYN, encoded by the exons ATGCTTCCATTAATGCTCATCTTCATCCTTCTACATCTCCTTCTCTCCCCTGCCATTGCCATTCATGATGATGTTCCTATGTCCAAAGAAACCAAACTCTTGTTCTTAAACAAGCTCCAATGGAACCTCAACCATGCTTCCTTCCCTCATCCTCCACAAAGATCAA GGACTGTAGAAGGAACAACAGTACTTGAAATGAAGCAAACTAAACCCCGGGAAGCTGATGATGTCCTGAAGTTTTTAGTGTCAGATGATGCAAGAGTCTCATCCTTGCAGTTCAGAATTAGAAATGGAAGCAACGAGAGCGCACAAGAAGGGTCTTCAATGGAGGTTCAAATTCCTCTGTCCTCTGGAGTCACACTGCAGACACTGAACTATGTTGTGGCTATTGAGCTTGGAGGGAGGAAGATGACAGTTATTGTGGACACTGGAAGTGATCTTACTTGGGTCCAATGCAAGCCTTGTACTTCTTGTTATAACCAACAAGACCCTGTTTTTGATCCCTCTGCTTCATCTTCTTACCGAAACATACCTTGCAACTCACCCACTTGTGATTCCCTTTCATTGGCCACAGGGAATTCAGGTGTTTGTGGCACTGATGAGCAGAGTTGCAGTTATTCACTCAGTTATGGAGATGGATCTTACAGCCATGGAGTGCTAAGCAGTGAAAGTATCAATCTTGGCGGCACGTTAgtgaaaaatttcatttttggttGCGGTGAGAGTAACCAAGGACTCTTCGGAGGAACATCAGGTTTAATGGGGCTTGGCAGGACTCAACTCTCACTGGTATCTCAAACTGCATTTCAATTTGGAGGTGTTTTCTCCTATTGTTTGCCTGCAAGTGAATTCGATTCATCAGGTTCTCTAGTTCTTGGCAGTAATTCCTCAGTTTACAGAAATTCCACACCAATTGTATACACCAGATTGATCTCAGATCCTCTGCAAGGACCATTTTATTATCTCAATCTCACTAGCATCAGTGTTGGAGGAATGACATTGCAGGCTTCTGGTTTCTCTAATGGTAGAATTCTAATTGATTCAGGGACAGTGATCACTAGGCTTGTTCCTTCCATTTACAGAGCTCTGAGAGATGAGTTTGTTAAGCAATTCTCCGGCTTCTCTCCTGCGCCGGCTTTCTCGATATTGGATACTTGCTTCAACTTGACAGGATACACAGAAGTGAGTGTTCCTACATTGAGGTTACAATTTGAAGGTGAGGTGGAGCTGGATGTAGATGCCACAGGTGTGTTGTATTTTGTTCAGAAGGATGCTTCTCAGGTGTGTTTGGCTCTGGCTAGTCTTTTGTATGAAGATGAGACTACCATCTTTGGAAATTATCAGCAAAAGAATTTGCGCATTGTATATGATACTGCAGGAAATAGATTGGGATTTGCAGAAGAGGCCTGTGGTTATAACTAG